In one Sphingobium indicum B90A genomic region, the following are encoded:
- the mutM gene encoding bifunctional DNA-formamidopyrimidine glycosylase/DNA-(apurinic or apyrimidinic site) lyase: protein MPELPEVETTVAGLRSVLQGSLLTRVEPRRADLRFPIPVDLRQRLTGATVTGLSRRAKYGLIDTDRGDTLIFHLGMSGRWRIDPAEIGAHDHLLIGTGGGRLLALNDPRRFGSLDLVRSEAREAYNPFTRMGPEPLGPDFTPDSLTAALKGKATSIKAALLDQRIVAGLGNIYVCEALNMAGIAPTREAGRVGRARLVLLVDAIREVLAAAIAAGGSTLRDYARPDGELGYFSKQWRVYGREGEPCVCGTPIRRRVDGGRSTFFCPKCQK, encoded by the coding sequence ATGCCCGAACTTCCCGAAGTCGAAACCACCGTGGCGGGCCTGCGCTCCGTCCTGCAAGGCTCGCTCCTGACGCGGGTGGAGCCGCGGCGCGCCGACCTGCGCTTCCCGATACCCGTCGACCTGCGCCAGCGGCTGACCGGCGCCACCGTCACCGGCCTGTCGCGCCGCGCCAAATATGGCCTGATCGACACCGATCGCGGCGACACGCTGATCTTCCACCTTGGCATGTCGGGCCGCTGGCGAATCGATCCGGCGGAGATCGGGGCGCATGATCATCTGCTGATCGGGACGGGGGGAGGGCGGCTGCTTGCGCTGAACGACCCGCGCCGCTTCGGCTCGCTCGACCTGGTTCGCAGCGAGGCGCGGGAAGCCTATAATCCCTTCACCCGCATGGGACCGGAACCGCTGGGGCCGGATTTCACCCCCGATAGCCTGACCGCCGCGCTCAAGGGCAAGGCGACGTCGATCAAGGCCGCGCTGCTCGACCAGCGCATCGTCGCGGGACTGGGCAATATCTATGTCTGCGAGGCGCTGAACATGGCGGGCATCGCCCCGACGCGCGAAGCGGGCCGGGTCGGCCGGGCGCGTCTCGTCCTGCTGGTCGACGCGATTCGGGAGGTGCTGGCCGCCGCCATCGCCGCGGGCGGCTCCACCCTGCGCGACTATGCGCGGCCCGACGGGGAACTGGGCTATTTCTCCAAGCAATGGCGGGTCTATGGCCGCGAAGGGGAGCCCTGCGTCTGCGGCACGCCCATCAGGCGCCGCGTGGACGGGGGCAGATCGACCTTTTTCTGCCCGAAATGCCAGAAATAG
- a CDS encoding class I SAM-dependent methyltransferase: MSETASFGYRDVEAAEKQGMVRAVFSNVASRYDLMNDAMSGGAHRLWKDQFVNRVKPRRDERILDMAGGTGDIAFRLHRHGAQVTVSDINPEMLTVGVERAKKKGLEGLIWSEQNAEELSFADRAFDAYTIAFGIRNVTHVDRALREAHRVLKFGGRFFCLEFSTTTWPGFSDVYDVYSHRLVPRLGKLLADDEDSYRYLVESIRRFPPMPEFERMIRDSGFVQTKVEPILGGLVAIHSGWKI; this comes from the coding sequence ATGAGTGAAACCGCTTCCTTTGGCTATCGCGATGTCGAAGCCGCCGAAAAGCAGGGGATGGTCCGCGCCGTCTTCTCCAACGTCGCGTCCAGATATGATCTGATGAACGACGCCATGTCGGGCGGCGCGCATCGGCTGTGGAAGGACCAGTTCGTCAACCGGGTGAAGCCGCGCCGGGACGAGCGGATACTGGACATGGCGGGCGGCACAGGGGACATCGCCTTCCGCCTGCATCGCCATGGCGCCCAGGTGACCGTGTCCGACATCAACCCCGAAATGCTGACCGTGGGCGTCGAGCGGGCGAAGAAGAAGGGGCTGGAGGGCCTCATCTGGTCGGAACAGAATGCGGAGGAGCTGAGCTTCGCGGACCGGGCGTTCGACGCCTATACGATCGCCTTCGGCATCCGCAACGTGACCCATGTCGACAGGGCGCTGCGCGAGGCGCATCGGGTGCTGAAGTTCGGCGGGCGATTCTTCTGCCTGGAATTTTCCACCACGACATGGCCGGGCTTTTCCGACGTCTATGACGTCTATTCGCACCGGCTGGTGCCCCGGCTCGGCAAGCTGCTGGCCGATGATGAGGACAGCTATCGCTATCTGGTCGAATCGATCCGCCGCTTCCCCCCCATGCCGGAGTTCGAGCGGATGATCCGCGACTCCGGCTTCGTGCAGACGAAGGTGGAGCCGATCCTCGGCGGACTGGTGGCGATCCATAGCGGGTGGAAAATCTGA
- the ubiB gene encoding 2-polyprenylphenol 6-hydroxylase has protein sequence MPSHLTHIWRLLKWGRTLARHGALTGIERDPLTPTPVRRLVRVARLGARVPRQPRYADAFQSIGPAAIKLGQTLATRPDLVGEDAANDLLRLQDALPPVPFATIRAQMEQSFGRPLETLYSRFDEAPVGAASIAQVHRAVTTDGRDVAVKVIRPGVIDQFNRDIQTYEWAAAHVEMLGGEVARLRPRLVIANMKRWTARELDLRREAASASELGEAMEAMPGYRVPAIDWDRTTGKVMTMEWIDGVKISDRDALIAAGHDVKEIAARLVNAFLRQAIAEGFFHADMHQGNLFVTANGDIVAIDFGIMGRIDRRARMWLAEILYGLITGNYRRVAEIHFEAQYVPGHHNVEEFATALRAVGEPMRGKPVRELSVGGMLDGLFAITRDFDMQTQPHLLLLQKTMVMVEGVATALDPDINLWETSGPYVKEWLRAELGPEAKAADALIENVRILQRLPGLVKRIEEAFPEKGGAPPPPPLTEVRLIRVGSGWRYMLVALLAGLAGAGAMAAATTFL, from the coding sequence ATGCCTTCCCACCTCACGCATATCTGGCGGCTGCTGAAATGGGGCCGCACCCTGGCGCGGCATGGCGCGCTGACCGGGATCGAGCGCGATCCGCTGACGCCGACGCCGGTGCGGCGGCTGGTGCGGGTGGCGCGGCTGGGCGCGCGGGTGCCCCGGCAGCCGCGCTATGCCGACGCCTTCCAGTCGATCGGCCCGGCGGCGATCAAGCTGGGCCAGACGCTGGCGACGCGCCCCGACCTGGTGGGGGAGGATGCGGCGAACGACCTGCTGCGCCTGCAGGACGCCCTGCCCCCCGTGCCGTTCGCCACCATCCGGGCGCAGATGGAGCAGAGCTTCGGGCGGCCATTGGAAACGCTCTACAGCCGCTTCGACGAGGCGCCGGTGGGAGCCGCATCCATCGCGCAGGTGCACCGCGCCGTGACGACGGACGGGCGCGACGTCGCGGTGAAGGTGATCCGTCCCGGCGTCATCGACCAGTTCAACCGCGACATCCAGACCTATGAATGGGCCGCCGCCCATGTCGAGATGCTGGGCGGCGAAGTGGCCCGCCTCCGTCCCCGCCTCGTCATCGCGAACATGAAGCGCTGGACGGCGCGGGAACTGGACCTGCGGCGCGAAGCGGCATCGGCTTCGGAACTGGGCGAGGCGATGGAGGCCATGCCCGGCTATCGCGTGCCTGCCATCGATTGGGACCGCACGACCGGCAAGGTCATGACGATGGAGTGGATCGACGGGGTCAAGATCTCCGACCGGGACGCGCTGATCGCCGCCGGCCATGATGTGAAGGAGATCGCGGCAAGGCTGGTCAACGCCTTCCTGCGCCAGGCGATCGCCGAAGGCTTCTTCCATGCCGACATGCATCAGGGCAATCTGTTCGTCACCGCCAATGGCGACATCGTCGCGATCGATTTCGGCATCATGGGCCGGATCGACCGGCGGGCGCGGATGTGGCTCGCGGAGATCCTCTACGGCCTCATCACCGGCAATTACCGCCGCGTGGCGGAAATCCATTTCGAGGCGCAATATGTGCCGGGCCATCACAATGTCGAGGAGTTCGCGACCGCGCTCAGAGCCGTGGGCGAACCGATGCGGGGCAAGCCGGTGCGCGAACTGTCGGTCGGCGGCATGCTGGACGGCCTGTTCGCCATCACCCGCGATTTCGACATGCAGACCCAGCCGCATCTGCTGCTGCTGCAGAAGACGATGGTGATGGTGGAGGGCGTCGCGACCGCGCTCGACCCTGACATCAACCTGTGGGAGACGAGCGGCCCCTATGTGAAGGAATGGCTGCGCGCCGAACTGGGGCCGGAGGCGAAGGCCGCCGACGCGCTGATCGAGAATGTCCGGATCTTGCAGCGCCTGCCGGGCCTCGTGAAGCGGATCGAGGAGGCCTTTCCGGAAAAGGGCGGCGCCCCCCCGCCGCCGCCCCTGACGGAGGTCAGGCTGATCCGGGTGGGCAGCGGCTGGCGCTACATGCTGGTGGCGCTGCTGGCTGGCCTGGCGGGGGCTGGCGCAATGGCGGCGGCTACGACCTTTCTATAG
- a CDS encoding zinc-binding dehydrogenase has translation MSDTHGLKLLSTLHEDGRLTVELAEETLPAPKGDEVLVRVEAAPINPSDLGLLFAAADLANADYAEGRIVARMSDPARRALAGRVGQPMTIGNEAAGTVMAAGEAPEAQALLGKRVAMIGGGMFAEYRLLGAAGCMALPDDVTAEQGASAFVNPLTALGFVETMTREGHRAIVHTAAASNLGQMLVRICQEDGIPLVNIVRNEAQVAILQDMGAEYVLDSSKEDFVARLQDAVAATGATIAFDAIGGGHLVSQILNAMEQVVSKNAPYSRYGSDILKQAYIYGALDMSPTILTRSFGFGWNIGGWLLFSFLQKASTETAERLRQRVRDGLTTTFASHYKARISLKEALSRDAVLTYSARRTGEKYLIVPNG, from the coding sequence ATGAGCGACACCCACGGCCTCAAGCTGCTCTCGACCCTGCATGAAGACGGTCGCCTGACCGTCGAACTGGCGGAAGAAACGCTCCCCGCGCCCAAGGGCGACGAAGTGCTGGTCCGGGTGGAAGCCGCGCCGATCAATCCTTCCGACCTGGGTCTGCTGTTCGCTGCCGCCGATCTGGCGAATGCCGATTATGCGGAGGGCCGGATCGTTGCCCGCATGTCCGATCCGGCGCGCCGAGCGCTGGCGGGGCGCGTCGGCCAGCCCATGACCATCGGCAATGAAGCCGCCGGCACCGTCATGGCCGCGGGCGAGGCGCCGGAAGCCCAGGCATTGCTGGGCAAGCGGGTCGCGATGATCGGGGGCGGCATGTTCGCGGAATACCGCCTGCTTGGCGCCGCAGGCTGCATGGCCCTGCCGGACGATGTCACGGCGGAGCAGGGGGCGTCGGCCTTCGTCAACCCGCTGACGGCGCTGGGCTTCGTCGAAACCATGACGCGTGAAGGGCACAGGGCGATAGTGCACACCGCCGCCGCCTCCAATCTGGGCCAGATGCTGGTGCGCATTTGCCAGGAGGACGGCATTCCGCTGGTCAACATCGTCCGCAATGAAGCGCAGGTGGCGATCCTCCAGGACATGGGCGCCGAATATGTGCTGGACAGTTCGAAGGAGGACTTCGTCGCCCGGCTTCAGGATGCGGTCGCTGCCACCGGCGCCACCATCGCCTTCGACGCGATCGGCGGCGGCCATCTGGTCAGCCAGATTCTCAACGCCATGGAGCAGGTGGTGAGCAAGAACGCGCCCTATAGCCGCTATGGCTCGGACATATTGAAGCAGGCCTATATCTACGGCGCGCTGGACATGTCGCCGACCATCCTGACGCGCAGCTTCGGCTTTGGCTGGAATATCGGCGGCTGGCTGCTTTTCTCCTTCCTGCAAAAGGCGAGCACCGAAACCGCCGAGCGCCTGCGCCAGCGGGTGCGCGATGGCCTGACGACCACCTTCGCCAGCCATTACAAGGCGCGCATCTCCCTCAAGGAAGCGCTGAGCCGCGACGCGGTGCTGACATATAGCGCCCGCCGGACGGGGGAGAAATATCTGATCGTACCCAATGGCTGA
- the msrA gene encoding peptide-methionine (S)-S-oxide reductase MsrA — MRRADGIALAFLAALAVASPLRAERAVLAPVPAVDAAPARKLETAIFAGGCYWGVEGVFSHVKGVRLAVSGFAGGPRGRRVDYEQVSEGDTGFAESVRVTYDPRQVSYGTLLRIFFSVIADPTTLDYQGPDHGTQYRSALFPLNAEQERAARAYLVQLGQSGLWRDPIVTRIERFTGFQDADDYHQDFLRKNPRHPYVQRWDIPKLTALKALFPAFYSDRPSA; from the coding sequence ATGCGGCGCGCTGACGGCATCGCCCTCGCCTTTCTGGCGGCTTTGGCCGTCGCTTCCCCCTTGCGCGCGGAACGGGCGGTGCTCGCGCCGGTTCCGGCGGTTGACGCCGCCCCGGCCCGAAAGCTCGAAACCGCCATTTTCGCGGGCGGCTGCTATTGGGGCGTCGAAGGCGTCTTTTCGCATGTGAAGGGCGTGCGTCTCGCCGTGTCCGGCTTCGCGGGCGGCCCGCGTGGCCGCAGGGTGGATTACGAACAGGTGAGCGAGGGCGATACCGGCTTTGCCGAATCCGTCCGCGTCACCTACGACCCCAGGCAGGTCAGCTACGGCACGTTGCTGCGCATCTTCTTCTCGGTGATCGCCGATCCGACCACGCTCGACTATCAGGGTCCGGATCACGGCACGCAATATCGCAGCGCGCTGTTCCCCCTGAACGCGGAGCAGGAACGGGCCGCCAGGGCCTATCTCGTCCAGCTTGGCCAATCGGGCCTCTGGCGCGACCCCATCGTCACCCGCATCGAACGCTTCACCGGCTTCCAGGATGCGGACGACTATCATCAGGACTTCCTGAGGAAAAACCCCCGCCACCCCTATGTCCAGCGATGGGACATACCCAAGCTGACGGCCCTCAAGGCGCTGTTTCCCGCATTTTACAGCGACCGCCCCTCTGCTTGA
- a CDS encoding pyridoxal phosphate-dependent aminotransferase, whose translation MSQTSAALGRIQPSATLAMSARVNALKAEGVDVIGLSAGEPDFDTPDFVKEAGIQAIRKNLTRYTDVDGTADVKDAVAFKFKRDNGLLYKRSQISVNSGGKHTLFNALVATVDLGDEVIIPAPYWVSYPDIVNFAGGTPVFIEAPASQGYKITAAQLDAAITPRTKWVMLNSPSNPSGAAYSATELKALGEVLLRHPHVLVMTDDMYEHVWYAPTPFATIAQVCPDLYDRTLTVNGCSKAFSMTGWRIGFAGGPEWLIKAMGKLQSQSTSNPCSISQAAAVAALTGDQDFLEERNAAFKKRRDMVVAMLNDAPGLDCPTPEGAFYVYPDASGLIGKTTPKGQVIDSDEALIGYFLDEAKVAAVHGAAFGLSPAFRISYATSDEVLRKACTRIQEACAALK comes from the coding sequence ATGAGCCAGACTTCCGCAGCCCTCGGTCGCATCCAGCCCTCCGCCACCCTGGCGATGAGCGCGCGCGTGAATGCCCTGAAAGCCGAAGGCGTGGACGTCATTGGCCTCTCCGCCGGCGAACCGGACTTCGACACGCCCGACTTCGTGAAGGAGGCGGGGATCCAGGCGATCCGCAAGAACCTCACCCGCTACACCGATGTCGACGGCACCGCCGACGTCAAGGACGCCGTCGCCTTCAAGTTCAAGCGCGACAATGGCCTGCTCTACAAGCGCAGCCAGATCAGCGTGAATTCGGGCGGCAAGCACACGCTGTTCAACGCGCTGGTCGCGACCGTCGATCTCGGCGACGAGGTCATCATTCCGGCGCCCTATTGGGTCAGCTATCCCGACATCGTGAACTTCGCGGGCGGCACCCCGGTCTTCATCGAGGCGCCGGCGAGCCAGGGCTACAAGATCACCGCCGCCCAGCTCGACGCCGCGATCACGCCCAGGACCAAGTGGGTCATGCTGAACTCGCCCTCCAACCCGTCGGGCGCGGCCTATTCGGCGACGGAGCTGAAGGCGCTGGGCGAGGTGCTGCTGCGTCATCCGCATGTGCTGGTGATGACCGACGACATGTATGAGCATGTCTGGTATGCGCCGACGCCCTTCGCCACCATCGCGCAGGTCTGTCCCGACCTCTACGACCGCACGCTGACGGTCAACGGCTGTTCCAAGGCCTTTTCCATGACGGGCTGGCGCATCGGCTTTGCCGGCGGCCCGGAATGGCTGATCAAGGCGATGGGCAAGCTCCAGTCGCAGTCGACCAGCAATCCCTGCTCGATCAGCCAGGCGGCCGCCGTCGCCGCGCTGACCGGCGATCAGGATTTCCTGGAGGAACGCAATGCCGCCTTCAAGAAACGCCGCGACATGGTCGTCGCCATGCTGAACGACGCGCCGGGGCTGGACTGCCCGACGCCGGAGGGCGCCTTCTACGTCTATCCCGACGCCAGCGGCCTGATCGGCAAGACGACGCCCAAGGGGCAGGTCATCGACAGCGACGAAGCGCTGATCGGCTATTTCCTGGACGAAGCCAAGGTCGCCGCCGTCCATGGCGCGGCCTTCGGCCTCTCCCCGGCCTTCCGCATCAGCTACGCCACCTCCGATGAGGTGCTGCGCAAGGCCTGCACCCGCATCCAGGAGGCCTGCGCTGCCTTGAAGTGA
- a CDS encoding aminotransferase class IV has protein sequence MALADGRFDLLETMAFDPVEGIRLLELHLERLKTSAEALDFAFDRHDVRNELQAATFRLRERSRLRLLVSRRGSIAIEVREYRTWPQAIMQVALVPRNAPAADARLAHKTTDRSLYRDALHRGGTYEVVMTDEEGFVTEGSFSSIFIERGDKLLTPPLSRGVLPGVLRRSLLDMGEAVEADLRPRDLENGFFIGNAARGMVAASLSR, from the coding sequence ATGGCATTGGCTGACGGACGGTTCGATCTGCTCGAAACCATGGCCTTCGATCCGGTCGAAGGCATCAGATTGCTGGAACTGCATCTGGAGCGGTTGAAGACCAGCGCGGAAGCGCTCGACTTCGCCTTCGACCGTCATGACGTGCGCAATGAGCTTCAGGCCGCGACCTTCCGCCTGCGGGAGCGCAGCCGCCTTCGCCTGCTGGTGTCGCGCCGGGGCTCCATCGCCATCGAAGTGCGCGAATATCGCACCTGGCCGCAGGCGATCATGCAGGTCGCGCTCGTCCCCCGCAACGCGCCCGCCGCCGATGCGCGGCTGGCGCACAAGACGACGGACCGCTCCCTCTACCGCGACGCCTTGCATCGCGGGGGCACCTATGAGGTGGTGATGACGGATGAGGAGGGCTTCGTGACGGAGGGCAGCTTCTCCTCCATCTTCATCGAACGCGGCGACAAGCTGCTGACGCCGCCTTTGTCGCGCGGCGTGCTGCCGGGCGTGCTGCGCCGCAGCCTGCTCGACATGGGCGAGGCGGTGGAGGCGGACCTGCGCCCCCGCGACCTGGAAAATGGCTTCTTCATCGGCAATGCCGCGCGCGGCATGGTGGCGGCGTCGCTGTCGCGTTGA
- the pabB gene encoding aminodeoxychorismate synthase component I: protein MRLPGPTETFVLFDDARTRAPAPARLYRDPVSVIAAHRLAEVQPALDRLAEAAEAGLHAAGFIAYEAGLALEDRLHPLAERHRQDRPKTPLLWFGLFEGVRLIDPGAMTGLLPDPAGAGVDSVQPLIDEGAYRAAFAQVQDYIRAGDIYQVNLTFPCAAHFSGDPMALYAAIRPRQQAGYGGMLRTGDHMILSFSPELFFTHVRGQLTARPMKGTAPRDPDLARDADLIQWLERDAKQRAENLMIVDLLRNDLSRVSRAGTVTVPDLFKVETYPTVHQMVSTVRARLLPGLSPVDVLRVLFPCGSITGAPKVRAMEIIDAVEPFARGVYTGSMGWIDPSGDAAFNVAIRTICVEEGSREGRLGLGSGIVADSDVASEWAECLAKGRFLAPA from the coding sequence ATGCGCCTTCCGGGACCGACCGAAACCTTCGTCCTGTTCGACGACGCCCGCACGCGGGCGCCCGCCCCCGCGCGCCTCTATCGCGATCCGGTGTCGGTCATCGCCGCCCATCGGCTGGCGGAGGTGCAGCCGGCGCTGGACCGCCTGGCCGAAGCGGCGGAGGCCGGGCTGCACGCCGCCGGCTTCATCGCCTATGAAGCCGGGCTGGCGCTGGAGGATCGCCTCCACCCGCTGGCGGAGCGGCACCGGCAGGACCGGCCGAAGACGCCGCTTCTCTGGTTCGGCCTGTTCGAAGGGGTGCGCCTGATCGATCCGGGCGCCATGACCGGCCTGCTGCCCGATCCGGCGGGCGCCGGGGTGGACAGCGTCCAGCCGCTGATCGACGAGGGCGCCTATCGCGCCGCCTTCGCCCAGGTCCAGGACTATATCCGCGCCGGCGACATCTATCAGGTCAACCTGACCTTTCCCTGCGCCGCGCATTTCAGCGGCGATCCCATGGCGCTCTATGCCGCGATCCGCCCGCGACAGCAGGCCGGTTATGGCGGCATGCTGCGCACCGGCGACCATATGATCCTCTCCTTTTCGCCGGAGCTGTTCTTCACCCATGTCCGCGGCCAGTTGACCGCGCGCCCGATGAAGGGCACCGCCCCCCGCGATCCCGACCTGGCCCGCGACGCCGACCTCATCCAATGGCTGGAGCGGGACGCCAAGCAGCGCGCCGAAAACCTGATGATCGTCGACCTGCTGCGCAACGATCTGTCGCGGGTCTCCCGCGCCGGCACGGTCACGGTGCCCGACCTGTTCAAGGTGGAAACCTATCCGACCGTCCACCAGATGGTGTCGACCGTCCGGGCGCGGCTGCTGCCTGGCCTTTCCCCGGTCGACGTGCTGCGCGTCCTCTTCCCCTGCGGGTCGATCACCGGCGCGCCCAAGGTTCGGGCGATGGAGATCATCGATGCGGTCGAACCCTTCGCGCGCGGCGTCTATACCGGCTCCATGGGCTGGATCGATCCGTCGGGCGACGCCGCGTTCAATGTTGCCATCCGCACCATTTGCGTCGAAGAAGGCAGCAGGGAGGGGCGCCTGGGTCTGGGATCGGGCATCGTCGCGGATTCGGATGTCGCGTCCGAATGGGCGGAATGCCTGGCCAAGGGGCGCTTCCTCGCACCGGCCTGA
- a CDS encoding DUF983 domain-containing protein has translation MDQGLPHDDAARPLRPALALALRGRCPACGEGRMFARFLKPSPACRHCGQAWDASRADDFPAYIVILLLGHLLVPLMIEVNAALDIPLGVQAALWPGLAILLALAMIQPAKAAVIAFQWSRRMDGFRQDRSTFSRGG, from the coding sequence ATGGATCAGGGATTGCCCCATGACGATGCGGCGCGGCCTTTGCGGCCGGCGCTCGCGCTTGCCCTCAGGGGCCGTTGCCCCGCCTGCGGCGAAGGCCGCATGTTCGCGCGCTTCCTGAAGCCAAGCCCCGCCTGTCGCCATTGCGGGCAGGCGTGGGACGCGTCGCGGGCGGACGATTTCCCCGCCTATATCGTCATATTGCTGCTGGGGCACCTGCTCGTGCCGCTGATGATAGAGGTGAACGCGGCGCTGGACATTCCGCTGGGGGTGCAGGCGGCGCTATGGCCCGGCCTTGCGATCCTGCTCGCGCTGGCGATGATCCAGCCGGCCAAGGCCGCGGTCATCGCCTTCCAGTGGAGCCGCCGCATGGACGGCTTCCGCCAGGACCGATCGACATTCAGTCGGGGCGGATGA
- a CDS encoding acyl-CoA thioesterase, which translates to MAKPESWRLSPAAYRFVTSIDTRFQDIDTMGHINNVAISGIFETARIRFHHHLGRHPQEQGVRWLVANVNLNFVEEAHFPYPFEVHCAIGHIGRTSWTISSAGFQKGVCVATADTTVVTHGSEGRRAIDETLREAMERNFIIRPD; encoded by the coding sequence ATGGCCAAACCCGAATCCTGGCGCCTTAGCCCGGCAGCTTATCGTTTCGTCACCAGCATCGACACCCGCTTCCAGGACATCGACACGATGGGCCACATCAACAATGTGGCGATCTCCGGCATATTCGAAACGGCCCGCATCCGGTTCCACCATCATCTGGGCCGCCATCCGCAGGAACAGGGGGTGCGCTGGCTGGTCGCGAACGTGAACCTGAATTTCGTCGAGGAAGCCCATTTCCCCTATCCGTTCGAGGTGCATTGCGCGATCGGCCATATCGGCCGCACGAGCTGGACCATCAGTTCGGCCGGCTTTCAGAAAGGGGTGTGCGTCGCGACCGCAGACACCACCGTCGTCACCCATGGGTCGGAGGGACGTCGCGCCATAGACGAAACCCTGCGCGAGGCGATGGAACGCAATTTCATCATCCGCCCCGACTGA
- a CDS encoding YceI family protein — protein MQRYSRLAIFLHWAIAALLAFQIAVGWALEDLGARGFALFQWHKSIGISILLLTCARIAIRYWKPRPAPVERGWQGALAKAVHAGLYLFMLGAPLTGWALVSTAKVKVPTLIFGIVPLPHLPLPMNAHELAEGGHGLIAWIGIALFALHVAGALRHHVLKGDGLLWRMMPARSPLWLAALPALIALGFVLGRVILPAPAPKAAAAPVLPAAVGEEEETPANAAEPADSAGNAAVPAEADNAAAAEEPAGPPPSWAVQPGGTIGFSVGNGGETISGGFSRWTAKIAMDPDHPDSADIRVEIDLASASVGDSYKDGMLAGDEFFGAAAHPKAVFTAKGAEKAGANGYRASGTLTLKGVSKPQSIRFTLSGTGKARKVSGSATIARASFGVGNGDSSAGLDPKVSVSFGFSAKAE, from the coding sequence ATGCAACGCTATAGCCGGCTGGCCATTTTCCTGCACTGGGCGATCGCCGCCCTGCTCGCCTTCCAGATCGCGGTGGGATGGGCGCTGGAAGATCTCGGCGCGCGCGGCTTCGCGCTGTTCCAATGGCACAAGTCGATCGGCATCTCTATCCTGCTGCTGACCTGCGCCCGCATCGCCATACGCTATTGGAAGCCGCGCCCGGCGCCGGTCGAGCGCGGCTGGCAGGGCGCCCTGGCCAAGGCGGTGCACGCGGGGCTCTACCTCTTCATGCTGGGTGCGCCGCTGACGGGATGGGCGCTGGTGTCGACCGCGAAGGTGAAGGTGCCGACCCTGATCTTCGGCATCGTCCCCCTGCCCCACCTGCCCCTGCCCATGAACGCGCATGAACTGGCCGAGGGCGGGCACGGCCTGATCGCCTGGATCGGCATCGCGCTGTTCGCGCTGCATGTCGCGGGCGCGCTGCGGCATCATGTCCTGAAGGGCGACGGGTTGCTGTGGCGGATGATGCCCGCCCGCTCTCCGCTGTGGCTGGCGGCCTTGCCCGCGCTGATCGCGCTGGGGTTCGTCCTGGGGCGCGTCATCCTGCCTGCGCCCGCTCCGAAGGCGGCCGCCGCGCCGGTCCTGCCAGCGGCGGTCGGGGAGGAAGAAGAAACGCCCGCCAATGCCGCAGAGCCGGCCGACAGTGCCGGCAATGCTGCTGTCCCGGCCGAAGCCGACAATGCGGCGGCGGCGGAAGAACCGGCCGGCCCGCCGCCCTCCTGGGCGGTGCAGCCCGGCGGGACCATCGGCTTTTCCGTCGGGAACGGCGGCGAGACGATCAGCGGCGGCTTTTCCAGATGGACGGCGAAGATCGCGATGGACCCGGACCATCCGGACAGCGCCGACATCCGCGTGGAGATCGACCTGGCAAGCGCCAGCGTCGGGGACAGCTACAAGGACGGCATGCTGGCCGGGGACGAATTTTTCGGCGCGGCGGCGCACCCCAAGGCCGTCTTCACCGCAAAGGGCGCGGAGAAGGCCGGCGCGAACGGCTATCGCGCCTCTGGCACCCTGACCCTCAAGGGCGTGAGCAAGCCGCAGAGCATCCGCTTCACCCTGTCCGGCACCGGCAAGGCGCGCAAGGTTTCCGGATCGGCCACCATAGCCCGCGCATCCTTCGGCGTCGGCAATGGCGACAGCAGCGCGGGGCTGGACCCCAAGGTATCTGTCAGCTTCGGGTTCAGTGCCAAGGCGGAATGA